The following coding sequences lie in one Arabidopsis thaliana chromosome 3, partial sequence genomic window:
- a CDS encoding Zinc finger C-x8-C-x5-C-x3-H type family protein, giving the protein MEFTSVAQVCFTAKSVSSTAGRRHNMDSDLRDRRHNMDSDLRDRLGRQFSPERRPSLDRSGRRVQRFSGHDNSMPFENRRDKDYRENRRFDERRDYAGGLKVGNRIEDRAEDGRNKFHGYNNVLEEQLKDVEMDVKMLTDDKLRLEASVERKAHEVDILTSRIQELETQLDREKDECRRITSSSKKFVKEYNRFLRAQDDLKRSEARLQKLGNQLSTYLAGSEGNNRDVGLDIVSDEETNGRNLRTACDPHNELQNTSSLSRKKHYVDQYTTKEPVEDGLIGRGEEEKVENEKKRPPCWNMLSSKSYSEEESGAWNDEDTINRSSSKEDNWKRRRFSIGTSATDKVILSTSMAAREFDDVAESEEENPEAANGSPLISLPPPPPFRDAHVQRDEDDVNGDVMEQKKAYDDDSV; this is encoded by the exons ATGGAGTTCACATCTGTAGCACAAGTATGCTTTACTGCAAAGTCTGTTTCGTCTACTGCAGGAAGACGTCACAATATGGATAGTGACTTAAGAGATAGACGTCACAATATGGATAGTGACTTAAGAGATAGACTTGGTAGACAGTTTTCTCCAGAGCGGAGACCTTCCTTAGACAGAAGTGGAAGACGGGTACAAAGGTTTAGTG GACATGACAATTCTATGCCATTTGAGAATCGAAG AGATAAAGACTACAGGGAGAACCGTAGATTTGATGAACGACGTGATTATGCTGGTGGTTTGAAAGTTGGGAATAGGATTGAAGACAGGGcagaagatggaagaaatAAGTTTCATGGTTACAATAATGTTCTGGAAGAGCAG TTAAAAGATGTAGAGATGGATGTTAAGATGCTAACTGATGACAAACTACGATTGGAG GCGTCCGTTGAAAGGAAGGCACATGAAGTAGACATTCTTACTTCTAGGATCCAGGAGCTTGAGACCCAGTTggatagagagaaagatgaatgTAGGAG GATTACTTCAAGCTCGAagaaatttgtgaaagaataTAACCGTTTCTTGCGGGCACAAGATGATCTAAAGAG GTCAGAAGCCCGTCTTCAGAAATTGGGAAACCAACTTAGTACGTATCTTGCTGGAAGTGAAGGCAATAATAGGGATGTAGGCCTGGATATTGTGAGCGATGAAGAGACTAATGGTCGGAATTTGAGAACTGCTTGTGATCCACATAACGAGTTGCAGAATACTTCTTCACTGTCCAGGAAAAAGCATTATGTGGATCAATATACTACGAAAGAACCTGTTGAAGATG GCTTGATAGGGagaggtgaagaagagaaggtggagaatgagaagaagagaccaCCTTGTTGGAATATGctttcttcaaaatcatattctgaagaagaaagtggagCGTGGAACGATGAAGACACAATTAACAGGTCCTCGTCAAAGGAAGACaattggaaaagaagaaggttcTCTATTGGCACCTCAGCTACCGATAAG GTTATATTGTCTACGAGTATGGCAGCTCGGGAATTTGATGATGTTGCAGAATCTGAGGAAGAGAATCCCGAAGCAGCCAACGGCTCTCCTCTCATATCTCTTCCTCCACCCCCACCTTTCAGAGATGCCCATGTTCAG AGAGACGAGGATGATGTAAACGGTGATGTGATGGAACAGAAGAAAGCCTATGACGATGATTCCGTCTGA
- the UGT71B8 gene encoding UDP-glucosyl transferase 71B8 (UDP-glucosyl transferase 71B8 (UGT71B8); FUNCTIONS IN: quercetin 3-O-glucosyltransferase activity, UDP-glycosyltransferase activity, transferase activity, transferring glycosyl groups, quercetin 4'-O-glucosyltransferase activity; INVOLVED IN: metabolic process; LOCATED IN: endomembrane system; CONTAINS InterPro DOMAIN/s: UDP-glucuronosyl/UDP-glucosyltransferase (InterPro:IPR002213); BEST Arabidopsis thaliana protein match is: UDP-Glycosyltransferase superfamily protein (TAIR:AT3G21790.1); Has 7042 Blast hits to 6994 proteins in 367 species: Archae - 0; Bacteria - 212; Metazoa - 1805; Fungi - 25; Plants - 4944; Viruses - 0; Other Eukaryotes - 56 (source: NCBI BLink).), whose product MNKFALVFVPFPILGHLKSTAEMAKLLVEQETRLSISIIILPLLSGDDVSASAYISALSAASNDRLHYEVISDGDQPTVGLHVDNHIPMVKRTVAKLVDDYSRRPDSPRLAGLVVDMFCISVIDVANEVSVPCYLFYTSNVGILALGLHIQMLFDKKEYSVSETDFEDSEVVLDVPSLTCPYPVKCLPYGLATKEWLPMYLNQGRRFREMKGILVNTFAELEPYALESLHSSGDTPRAYPVGPLLHLENHVDGSKDEKGSDILRWLDEQPPKSVVFLCFGSIGGFNEEQAREMAIALERSGHRFLWSLRRASRDIDKELPGEFKNLEEILPEGFFDRTKDKGKVIGWAPQVAVLAKPAIGGFVTHCGWNSILESLWFGVPIAPWPLYAEQKFNAFVMVEELGLAVKIRKYWRGDQLVGTATVIVTAEEIERGIRCLMEQDSDVRNRVKEMSKKCHMALKDGGSSQSALKLFIQDVTKYIA is encoded by the coding sequence atgAACAAATTTGCGCTTGTCTTCGTACCATTTCCTATACTTGGTCATCTCAAATCAACCGCCGAGATGGCTAAGCTACTAGTGGAGCAAGAAACTCGCCTCTCTATCTCCATTATCatccttcctcttctttccGGAGACGACGTCAGTGCTTCCGCTTATATCTCAGCTCTTTCCGCCGCATCCAACGACCGCCTTCACTATGAAGTGATCTCGGACGGAGATCAACCAACCGTCGGGTTACATGTCGATAACCACATCCCGATGGTGAAACGTACCGTTGCAAAACTCGTTGATGACTACTCAAGGCGGCCGGACTCGCCGAGGCTCGCTGGTTTAGTTGTTGACATGTTTTGTATCTCGGTGATAGACGTGGCTAATGAGGTTAGTGTTCCGTGTTACTTGTTTTACACGTCAAACGTTGGGATTCTTGCTCTTGGGTTACATATTCAGATGTTGTTTGATAAGAAGGAGTACAGTGTCAGTGAAACTGATTTTGAAGACTCGGAAGTTGTGTTGGATGTTCCGAGTTTGACTTGTCCTTATCCGGTGAAGTGTCTTCCTTATGGTTTGGCAACGAAAGAGTGGCTTCCTATGTATCTAAATCAAGGTAGAAGATTCAGAGAGATGAAAGGTATTTTGGTAAATACTTTTGCTGAGCTTGAACCTTATGCGTTGGAGTCTCTTCACTCTAGTGGTGATACTCCTCGTGCTTATCCAGTGGGACCATTGTTGCATCTCGAGAACCATGTTGACGGTTCTAAAGACGAGAAGGGTTCGGACATTTTACGGTGGTTAGATGAACAACCACCTAAATCGGTAGTGTTCCTCTGCTTTGGAAGCATAGGAGGCTTTAACGAGGAACAAGCAAGAGAAATGGCCATTGCACTTGAGAGAAGTGGTCACCGCTTCTTGTGGTCTCTTCGCCGTGCATCTCGAGATATAGATAAGGAACTTCCCGGAGAATTCAAGAATCTTGAAGAAATTCTCCCGGAAGGATTCTTTGATCGGACAAAGGATAAAGGAAAGGTGATCGGATGGGCTCCACAAGTAGCCGTGCTGGCTAAGCCAGCAATCGGAGGTTTTGTTACTCATTGCGGGTGGAACTCGATACTCGAGAGTCTTTGGTTCGGTGTTCCTATAGCGCCATGGCCGTTATACGCTGAGCAGAAGTTTAATGCTTTCGTGATGGTGGAGGAGCTTGGTTTGGCAGTGAAGATAAGAAAGTATTGGCGAGGCGATCAGTTGGTGGGAACGGCGACGGTCATAGTGACGGCagaggagatagagagaggaaTCAGATGTTTGATGGAGCAAGATAGTGACGTGAGGAATAGAGTGAAGGAGATGAGTAAGAAATGTCACATGGCTTTAAAGGATGGTGGCTCGTCTCAATCTGctttgaaattatttattcaAGACGTTACGAAGTATATTGCTTGA
- a CDS encoding Zinc finger C-x8-C-x5-C-x3-H type family protein (Zinc finger C-x8-C-x5-C-x3-H type family protein; FUNCTIONS IN: zinc ion binding, nucleic acid binding; INVOLVED IN: biological_process unknown; LOCATED IN: cellular_component unknown; EXPRESSED IN: 22 plant structures; EXPRESSED DURING: 13 growth stages; CONTAINS InterPro DOMAIN/s: Zinc finger, CCCH-type (InterPro:IPR000571); Has 904 Blast hits to 850 proteins in 161 species: Archae - 9; Bacteria - 40; Metazoa - 431; Fungi - 54; Plants - 83; Viruses - 2; Other Eukaryotes - 285 (source: NCBI BLink).) yields the protein MSGSSMYKTKLCILFNKTGDCSRPNCTFAHGNAELRRPGESSFTGRRHNMDSDLRDRRHNMDSDLRDRLGRQFSPERRPSLDRSGRRVQRFSGHDNSMPFENRRDKDYRENRRFDERRDYAGGLKVGNRIEDRAEDGRNKFHGYNNVLEEQLKDVEMDVKMLTDDKLRLEASVERKAHEVDILTSRIQELETQLDREKDECRRITSSSKKFVKEYNRFLRAQDDLKRSEARLQKLGNQLSTYLAGSEGNNRDVGLDIVSDEETNGRNLRTACDPHNELQNTSSLSRKKHYVDQYTTKEPVEDGLIGRGEEEKVENEKKRPPCWNMLSSKSYSEEESGAWNDEDTINRSSSKEDNWKRRRFSIGTSATDKVILSTSMAAREFDDVAESEEENPEAANGSPLISLPPPPPFRDAHVQRDEDDVNGDVMEQKKAYDDDSV from the exons ATGTCTGGGTCGAGTATGTATAAGACGAAGCTTTGTATTCTGTTCAATAAGACTGGTGATTGTTCGAGGCCGAATTGTACTTTTGCTCATGGAAATGCTGAGCTTCGTCGTCCTGGCGAATCTTCTTTTACAG GAAGACGTCACAATATGGATAGTGACTTAAGAGATAGACGTCACAATATGGATAGTGACTTAAGAGATAGACTTGGTAGACAGTTTTCTCCAGAGCGGAGACCTTCCTTAGACAGAAGTGGAAGACGGGTACAAAGGTTTAGTG GACATGACAATTCTATGCCATTTGAGAATCGAAG AGATAAAGACTACAGGGAGAACCGTAGATTTGATGAACGACGTGATTATGCTGGTGGTTTGAAAGTTGGGAATAGGATTGAAGACAGGGcagaagatggaagaaatAAGTTTCATGGTTACAATAATGTTCTGGAAGAGCAG TTAAAAGATGTAGAGATGGATGTTAAGATGCTAACTGATGACAAACTACGATTGGAG GCGTCCGTTGAAAGGAAGGCACATGAAGTAGACATTCTTACTTCTAGGATCCAGGAGCTTGAGACCCAGTTggatagagagaaagatgaatgTAGGAG GATTACTTCAAGCTCGAagaaatttgtgaaagaataTAACCGTTTCTTGCGGGCACAAGATGATCTAAAGAG GTCAGAAGCCCGTCTTCAGAAATTGGGAAACCAACTTAGTACGTATCTTGCTGGAAGTGAAGGCAATAATAGGGATGTAGGCCTGGATATTGTGAGCGATGAAGAGACTAATGGTCGGAATTTGAGAACTGCTTGTGATCCACATAACGAGTTGCAGAATACTTCTTCACTGTCCAGGAAAAAGCATTATGTGGATCAATATACTACGAAAGAACCTGTTGAAGATG GCTTGATAGGGagaggtgaagaagagaaggtggagaatgagaagaagagaccaCCTTGTTGGAATATGctttcttcaaaatcatattctgaagaagaaagtggagCGTGGAACGATGAAGACACAATTAACAGGTCCTCGTCAAAGGAAGACaattggaaaagaagaaggttcTCTATTGGCACCTCAGCTACCGATAAG GTTATATTGTCTACGAGTATGGCAGCTCGGGAATTTGATGATGTTGCAGAATCTGAGGAAGAGAATCCCGAAGCAGCCAACGGCTCTCCTCTCATATCTCTTCCTCCACCCCCACCTTTCAGAGATGCCCATGTTCAG AGAGACGAGGATGATGTAAACGGTGATGTGATGGAACAGAAGAAAGCCTATGACGATGATTCCGTCTGA
- a CDS encoding UDP-Glycosyltransferase superfamily protein (UDP-Glycosyltransferase superfamily protein; FUNCTIONS IN: transferase activity, transferring hexosyl groups, UDP-glycosyltransferase activity; INVOLVED IN: metabolic process; LOCATED IN: cellular_component unknown; EXPRESSED IN: 20 plant structures; EXPRESSED DURING: 13 growth stages; CONTAINS InterPro DOMAIN/s: UDP-glucuronosyl/UDP-glucosyltransferase (InterPro:IPR002213); BEST Arabidopsis thaliana protein match is: UDP-glucosyl transferase 71B8 (TAIR:AT3G21800.1); Has 7258 Blast hits to 7210 proteins in 387 species: Archae - 0; Bacteria - 256; Metazoa - 1953; Fungi - 26; Plants - 4958; Viruses - 11; Other Eukaryotes - 54 (source: NCBI BLink).), protein MKFELVFIPYPGIGHLRSTVEMAKLLVDRETRLSISVIILPFISEGEVGASDYIAALSASSNNRLRYEVISAVDQPTIEMTTIEIHMKNQEPKVRSTVAKLLEDYSSKPDSPKIAGFVLDMFCTSMVDVANEFGFPSYMFYTSSAGILSVTYHVQMLCDENKYDVSENDYADSEAVLNFPSLSRPYPVKCLPHALAANMWLPVFVNQARKFREMKGILVNTVAELEPYVLKFLSSSDTPPVYPVGPLLHLENQRDDSKDEKRLEIIRWLDQQPPSSVVFLCFGSMGGFGEEQVREIAIALERSGHRFLWSLRRASPNIFKELPGEFTNLEEVLPEGFFDRTKDIGKVIGWAPQVAVLANPAIGGFVTHCGWNSTLESLWFGVPTAAWPLYAEQKFNAFLMVEELGLAVEIRKYWRGEHLAGLPTATVTAEEIEKAIMCLMEQDSDVRKRVKDMSEKCHVALMDGGSSRTALQKFIEEVAKNIVSLDKEFEHVALK, encoded by the coding sequence ATGAAATTTGAGCTTGTTTTCATCCCCTATCCCGGAATCGGTCATCTCCGATCAACGGTAGAAATGGCAAAGCTACTAGTGGACCGTGAAACTCGTCTCTCTATCTCCGTTATCATCCTTCCTTTCATTTCCGAAGGCGAAGTCGGTGCTTCCGATTACATCGCAGCCCTCTCCGCCTCATCCAACAACCGCCTCCGCTACGAAGTTATCTCCGCCGTAGATCAACCAACCATCGAGATGACGACAATTGAAATCCATATGAAGAACCAAGAACCAAAGGTGAGAAGCACCGTTGCAAAACTCCTTGAAGACTATTCGTCTAAACCGGACTCGCCGAAGATCGCTGGCTTTGTTCTAGACATGTTTTGCACTTCGATGGTAGATGTAGCGAACGAGTTTGGTTTCCCGAGTTATATGTTTTACACCTCCAGTGCCGGGATTCTCTCAGTTACATATCATGTTCAAATGTTGTGCGATGAGAACAAGTACGATGTTAGTGAAAATGATTATGCAGACTCGGAAGCTGTGTTGAACTTTCCGAGTTTGAGTCGTCCTTATCCGGTGAAGTGTCTTCCTCACGCTCTGGCAGCTAATATGTGGCTCCCGGTGTTTGTAAACCAAGCGAGAAAGTTTAGGGAGATGAAAGGTATTTTGGTAAATACTGTTGCTGAGCTTGAACCTTATGTGTTAAAGTTTCTTTCTAGTAGTGATACTCCTCCTGTTTATCCTGTTGGACCATTGTTGCATCTTGAGAACCAACGTGATGATTCTAAGGACGAGAAACGGTTGGAGATTATACGGTGGTTGGATCAGCAACCACCAAGTTCGGTTGTGTTTCTCTGCTTTGGGAGCATGGGAGGCTTCGGTGAGGAACAAGTAAGAGAGATCGCAATCGCGTTAGAGCGAAGTGGGCACCGGTTTCTCTGGTCTCTTCGTCGCGCATCTCCGAATATATTCAAAGAACTTCCAGGAGAGTTTACTAATCTAGAGGAAGTTCTCCCGGAAGGATTCTTTGATCGAACGAAAGATATAGGTAAAGTGATTGGATGGGCTCCACAAGTAGCCGTTCTTGCGAATCCGGCTATAGGAGGTTTCGTAACTCATTGCGGGTGGAATTCTACGCTAGAGAGTCTTTGGTTTGGTGTTCCAACAGCTGCATGGCCGTTATACGCAGAGCAGAAGTTCAATGCTTTCTTAATGGTGGAGGAGCTTGGATTGGCGGTGGAGATAAGGAAGTATTGGCGAGGTGAACATTTGGCGGGATTACCGACGGCTACTGTGACAGCGGAGGAGATAGAGAAAGCAATCATGTGTCTAATGGAACAAGATAGTGACGTGAGGAAAAGAGTGAAGGATATGAGCGAGAAATGCCATGTGGCTTTAATGGATGGTGGATCGTCGCGTACTGCGTTGCAAAAGTTTATTGAAGAGGTTGCGAAGAATATAGTTTCACTAGA